In a single window of the bacterium genome:
- a CDS encoding O-antigen ligase family protein, whose protein sequence is WVIYILGQYVYDSGPAMTKYFVGTFFWKNPMAAYLLLFMPFVFAFSLERSGWVKWATIFVSIAMLAGLVLTRSRAGWIAGLIAGLIFFLPSIIRVMDKKKLFTLLIVAVAGISLGLLFSPKGVITERVESFTEINTENLNKDRSSKERLAMLDAGLDVAEDYPIFGVGPRSWPAIRAAYLKKLPFLPRFPHNAYLRAAAELGIPGLILLCLALLMTFLPLWRKCFVEKPDLVFTGIVTGLSSLFIHMAVDFDAAFAGLLLPSALLIALAYRLHSDSKIEPTHLKSRIPIIVLASAMLVLLLLRITSEQLALSATASAENRDLTTAQKQTQLSARLDPFTWQPRFLSAKIFMVKSDFINAEKMLRSAIKRAPTVAELHSELAEVSLAKGDTTSAINSLQKAISLASRANPESYFTLASIYENKKDYESAEKTYIWAIDAMAPFSGVGYSAGTIGYRYRSSIAWEKLCLIWGSRGDSLIAEVADFNAKILQLPREKDKVAKQLGFDTPSPELVVIQAFEAIARSDTSTIRKLTAYPDGALPHFPEGITMTVNKILDVREDPIGGRAAVDIILKSTKSDGEEGFAKSSITLKIRNGRWVASFEGS, encoded by the coding sequence CATGGGTCATCTACATTTTAGGGCAATATGTTTATGATTCTGGCCCTGCAATGACCAAATATTTTGTTGGGACTTTTTTCTGGAAAAACCCGATGGCAGCCTATTTACTTCTTTTTATGCCCTTTGTTTTTGCTTTTTCTCTTGAACGCAGCGGCTGGGTTAAATGGGCCACAATCTTTGTCTCCATAGCTATGTTGGCAGGTCTCGTTCTCACTAGAAGCAGAGCTGGTTGGATTGCCGGTCTAATCGCCGGACTGATTTTTTTCTTGCCTAGCATCATTAGAGTTATGGATAAGAAGAAATTGTTTACATTATTAATAGTTGCAGTGGCTGGGATATCCCTCGGTTTGTTATTCTCACCAAAAGGTGTTATTACCGAACGTGTCGAGAGTTTTACTGAGATAAATACTGAGAACTTAAATAAAGATAGGAGCTCCAAAGAGCGTCTTGCTATGCTCGATGCTGGCCTCGATGTTGCTGAAGACTACCCTATATTTGGCGTAGGGCCTCGGTCATGGCCTGCTATCCGCGCAGCATACCTTAAGAAACTGCCTTTTCTACCTCGCTTTCCTCACAATGCCTATTTAAGGGCGGCCGCAGAGCTTGGTATTCCGGGGCTTATACTCCTTTGCTTAGCTCTACTTATGACTTTTTTGCCACTTTGGAGAAAATGCTTCGTCGAAAAACCAGATTTGGTATTTACAGGTATCGTCACAGGGCTTTCATCTCTATTTATACACATGGCCGTCGATTTCGATGCCGCCTTTGCCGGGCTTCTTTTGCCTTCGGCGCTTCTCATTGCCCTAGCCTATCGTCTTCACTCCGATAGCAAAATCGAGCCTACACATTTAAAATCTCGAATCCCCATTATAGTTTTAGCATCGGCAATGCTTGTTCTGCTTCTCTTGCGAATCACCTCGGAACAGCTAGCTCTATCGGCTACCGCTTCTGCCGAGAACAGAGACCTAACCACCGCCCAAAAACAAACCCAGCTCTCCGCTCGACTTGATCCATTCACCTGGCAACCTCGTTTTCTATCCGCCAAAATATTCATGGTGAAATCGGATTTTATAAACGCGGAGAAAATGCTCAGGTCGGCGATCAAGCGCGCGCCAACAGTAGCCGAGCTTCACTCGGAGCTCGCCGAAGTTTCTTTAGCCAAAGGCGACACAACCTCGGCAATAAACTCACTCCAAAAGGCCATAAGCCTGGCCTCTCGCGCCAATCCTGAAAGCTACTTTACTCTAGCATCCATATATGAAAATAAAAAAGACTACGAATCCGCTGAGAAAACCTATATATGGGCTATCGATGCCATGGCTCCATTCTCCGGAGTAGGGTATTCTGCCGGAACTATAGGCTATCGTTATCGCTCATCAATAGCATGGGAAAAGCTTTGCCTAATCTGGGGCTCGCGTGGAGATTCTCTTATTGCCGAAGTTGCGGACTTCAACGCAAAGATTCTTCAATTACCTCGCGAAAAGGATAAAGTTGCAAAACAACTCGGTTTCGACACACCTTCACCCGAGCTTGTAGTTATCCAAGCCTTCGAGGCTATCGCTCGTTCTGACACCTCGACTATCCGCAAACTCACAGCATACCCCGATGGTGCACTTCCGCATTTTCCCGAGGGTATCACTATGACAGTCAATAAAATCCTCGATGTT